A single region of the Pygocentrus nattereri isolate fPygNat1 chromosome 27, fPygNat1.pri, whole genome shotgun sequence genome encodes:
- the LOC108438424 gene encoding olfactory receptor 51E1-like: MDNSSDVLYLFMDGHVELQKYRYFYFITTFAVYLFIIFCNSVIIFVIYTNKCLHEPMYIFIAALLFNSLFGATAFYPKVMSDFLSERPVTSYSACLFQAFSIYIYAASEFTLLSAMAYDRYVSICKPLQYATLVKMSTVKKLLFFCWFVPSCNIGISVIITHQLKLCRFKLNKIYCNNSAIAKLSCEDISSSNSYGLFGLILAVFPPVIFVIYSYVRILEACLKNSKEFRRKALQTCFPHLIIFISFTSTSCFEVIHSRFEGNVPHIFTVIVSLENLIIPPLINPIMYGLKLQEIFSRVKKMMGKRKTHMSL; the protein is encoded by the coding sequence ATGGATAATTCTTCTGATGTTTTGTACTTGTTTATGGATGGTCATGTAGAACTGCAGAAGTAcagatatttttatttcataactacTTTTgcagtttatctgtttattattttctgtaattctgttatcatttttgtcatttatacAAACAAATGTCTCCATGAGCCaatgtacattttcattgctgctTTACTTTTCAATTCTCTTTTTGGAGCAACTGCCTTTTATCCTAAAGTGATGAGTGATTTTCTGTCTGAAAGGCCAGTTACGTCTTACTCAGCCTGTCTGTTTCAGGCCTTTTCTATTTACATATATGCTGCATCAGAGTTCACGCTGTTATCAGCTATGGCCTATGACAGATATGTGTCCATATGTAAACCATTACAATATGCAACTCTTGTAAAAATGTCCACTGTTAAAAAGctcttatttttctgttggtTTGTACCCTCCTGTAATATTGGCATATCAGTTATTATAACACATCAACTTAAGTTATGTAggtttaaattaaacaaaatatactgtaataattCAGCAATTGCTAAATTAAGCTGTGAAGACATCTCTTCTAGCAATTCATATGGACTGTTTGGTTTAATTCTTGCTGTTTTTCCACCGGTGATTTTCGTAATCTATTCATATGTCCGAATACTTGAAGCCTGTTTAAAGAACTCAAAAGAGTTCAGAAGAAAAGCTCTGCAGACCTGCTTCCCACACCTTATCATTTTCATCAGTTTCACTTCTACTTCCTGCTTTGAAGTGATTCACAGCAGATTTGAAGGAAATGTACCTCATATTTTTACTGTGATAGTATCACTTGAAAATTTGATCATTCCTCCTCTTATTAATCCTATTATGTATGGTTTAAAATTGCAAGAGATTTTTAGCAGAGTCAAGAAAATGATGGGGAAAAGGAAGACACATATgtctttataa
- the LOC119262595 gene encoding olfactory receptor 6N2-like, with product MDNSSYVTYLFMDGHIELQKYRYVYFVITFAVYLLIICFNAVVIFVICTNKCLHEPMYIFIAALLFNSLCGTAALYPKLLSDFLSERPITSYSACLFQAFSIYTYGVSEFTLLSVMAFDRYVSICKPLQYATLVKMSTVKKLLFFCWFFPACKIGILVILTSQLQLCKFNLDRIYCNDYSIAKLSCGDTSVTNSYGLFLLTLTVFPVLIFIIYTYVRIFQVCLKNSKEFRRKALQTCFPHLFIFVSFCIFSCIEVITPRLEGNIPHTISVIIPVVGLVFPPLINPIMYGLKLQEIYSKIKKMMRTRKIHISF from the coding sequence ATGGATAATTCTTCTTATGTTACATATTTGTTTATGGATGGACATATAGAACTGCAGAAGTACagatatgtttattttgtaattacTTTTGCAGTTTATTTGTTGATTATTTGCTTTAAtgctgttgtcatttttgtcatttgcacgAACAAATGTCTCCATGAGCCaatgtacattttcattgctgctTTACTTTTCAACTCACTTTGTGGAACAGCTGCACTTTATCCTAAACTGCTGAGTGATTTTCTGTCTGAAAGACCAATTACTTCTTACTCAGCCTGTCTGTTTCAGGCCTTTTCTATTTACACATATGGAGTTTCAGAATTCACACTGTTATCAGTTATGGCCTTTGACAGATATGTGTCTATATGTAAACCATTGCAATATGCAACTCTTGTAAAAATGTCCACTGTGAAAAAGctcttatttttctgttggtTTTTTCCTGCTTGTAAAATCGGAATATTAGTAATACTAACATCCCAACTTCAgctgtgtaaatttaatttagACAGAATTTACTGTAATGATTACTCAATTGCAAAACTGAGTTGTGGAGACACATCGGTTACAAATTCATATGGACTATTTTTACTAACTCTTACTGTATTTCCAGTACTGATATTCATAATTTATACATATGTTAGAATATTTCAAGTCTGTTTAAAAAATTCCAAAGAGTTCAGAAGAAAAGCTCTGCAGACCTGCTTCCCACACCTTTTCATTTTCGTTAGTTTCTGTATTTTCTCTTGCATTGAGGTGATTACCCCTAGATTAGAAGGAAATATACCTCATACTATTTCTGTGATAATACCAGTTGTAGGTTTGGTCTTTCCTCCTCTTATCAATCCTATTATGTATGGATTAAAACTGCaagaaatttacagtaaaatcaagaaaatgatGCGGACAAGGAAGATACATATttcattttag